TGGAGCTGGCGCGCCGACTCGTCCGGGAGTGGCTCACCTACCGTTTCGACGACGCGTCCGCATCGGCGGAGAAAGTCGCCGTCATCGCACAGTACGAGAGCACCGGTTCCTGCTGATGGCGGCGCTCACCGTCGGAGTGAGCCTGAAGGCGTACTTCGGTCGCCAGCAGGCGCGCGAGTGGTTCGAGGAGGTCGCGTTCCGCGTCGGCACCCTGCCCGCCGTCCGCTCCGGAGCCGTGGAGGTGTTCATCGTGCCCACCTATCTCCAGATCGCGGATGCCGTGGCCACCTGCGCCCCCACGCGCATACGCGTCGGGGCCCAGGACGTCTCCGCCTTTCCCCCGGGCGCCTTCACCGGCGAGACCACCGCCTCCGAACTGTCCGCTTCCGGAGTCACGCTCGTCGAGATCGGGCACGCCGAGCGCCGGCGGCTGCGGGGCGAGACCGACGCGGACGTGGCGGCGAAAGCGTCCTCGGCACTCAGCGAGGGCCTCACTCCCCTTCTCTGCGTGGGTGAGACGAGCCGGCAAGACCCGGATGCCGCGGCATCCGCGACGCTCGCACAGCTGCGCACGGCCCTCGCCGATGCTCCGACGGCGCCCGTGATGGTCGCCTACGAGCCCGTTTGGGCGATCGGCGCTCCCGAGCCGGCACCGACCGATCACATCCGCGTCGTCACCCGCGCCCTGCGCGCTGCGCTCGACGCCGATCCCGCCCGCGGAGGCTCCCGTGTCATCTACGGCGGCTCCGCCGGTCCCGGCCTGCTCACGCGACTGGACGGCGACGTCGACGGCGTGTTCCTCGGCCGCTTCGCGCACGACCCCGCGGCGCTCGCCGCCGTGGTCGACGAGGCGGCGGCCCTCACACGGACGTCGACACCGTGATCGGGCTCGGCACCTACGCGTTCTTCTGGCAGCACTCCGATCGCGCCCCGAAGCCACTCAGCCTCATCGACGCCTTCCACGCGACGCGCGCGCTCGATGTGGGACTGTTCCAGATCTGCGACTACGCGCCGTTGGAGGCCATGACGGATGCCGAGCTGCGCACCGCGGCCGGCGTCGCCCGCGAGCTGGGCCTGCGGATCCAGCTCGGAACCAAGGGCATCTCCCCCGCACACCTCGAGCACTACCTCCGCCTCGCCGCGGTCTTCGACGCGGACCTCGTGCGCACCATGGTCGGCGCACCCCACCCGCAGCCGTCGCCGTCCGAGGCTCGGGCGTGGCTGACGGCGACCGCGTCCTCGTACGAACAGGCGGGGGTCACGTTGGCGCTCGAGACGTACGAGCAGGTCGCGACCGACGATCTGGTGCGCCTCGTCGACGATGTCGGCAGCGCGCACCTCGGCATCTGCCTCGATCCCGCCAACGTGGTCGCCCGGCTCGAGGATCCCCGCGCCTGCGTGGAGGCCGCGGCATCCGCCACGCGCAATGTGCACGTCAAGGACTTCGCGTTCAGCCGGCGCGACGGATGGGTGGGCTTCACCTACGCCGGCGCCCCGATGGGGACAGGACTGCACGACTACGCGCACCTGCGCGCCACCGTCCGCCCGGTCGAGCGCGGCATCGACGAGATCGTCGAGCATTGGCTGCCGTGGCAGGGCGACGCCGAGACCACCATCCGCACCGAGCGGGACTGGACCCGCACCACCCTGGAATACCTGAGGAGAACCCCGTGAGCCACACCATCGCCGTCTTCGGCGCCGGCGGCAAGATGGGCACGCGCGTGTCCGACAACCTCGTGCGCACCGCCCACACGGTCCACTACGTCGAGACCTCGCCGGCCGGTCGCGAGCGCGTCCTCGCCGCGGGTCGCACGCTGTCCGACGCCGCCACTGCCGTCGTCGACGCCGACATCGTCGTGCTCGCCGTGCCCGATCTCGCTCTGGCGCCGGTGACCGCGGAGCTCGTGCCCCAGCTGCGACCGGGCACGATCGTCCTGACCCTCGACCCCGCCGCCGCCTATGCCGGGCTCCTGACGACGCGCGACGACATCGTGCAGGCGGTCGCGCACCCCTGTCATCCGTCGGTGTTCCTCCAGCGGCAGAGCGCCGAGGAATGGGCCGACACCTTCGGCGGCGTCGCCGCACCGCAGGACGCGATCGCCGCGATCGAGAGCGACGACCCGCAGAAGAGGGCGATCGTCGAGGACACGGTGCGGGCGATCTACGCACCCGTCGTGGACGTGCACTGGGTGAGCGTCAAGCAGCTCGCCCAGCTCGAGCCGACGCTTGTCGAGACGGTCGCCTGCATGATCGGCGCGCTCCTGAACGAGGCCCTGCACGAGGCGATCCACACGATGGGAGTTCCCGAGGCGGCGGCGCGCAGCATCCTGTACGGGCACACGCAGGTGGCGCTGGCCAATGGGCTCCGCGGCGACAACCCCTTCAGCGACGCCTGCCTCATCGCGATGGACTACGGTCGCGAGAGCATCATCAAAGATGACTGGAAGAAGATCTTCCGCGATGACGAGCTCGACAAGAACCTCGCGCGGATGCTCCACCTCGACCGCATCGAGCGCCCGCTCGCGCCGAAGAACTGAGGACCCCATGGGACAGCTGAACGACAAGACGGCCCTCATCACGGGTGGCGCGTTGGGTATCGGCCTGGCGGTCGCCACACGGTTCGCCCGGGAGGGAGCCCGCGTCATCCTCGCCGATCGCAACGGCGACGGGGCCGCCGAGGCAGCCGCGCGCATCGGCGCAGCTGCGCGAGCGCTGACGATGGACATCTCCGACGAGGCGTCGGTGGCCGCGGGGTTCGCGGAGGTGCACGCGGCCGGCTGGGCGCCCGATGTGGTCGTCGCCAACGCCGGCGTGCAACTCTTCGGCCACGACGCGCCCATCGCGGACCTCGACCTCGACGTCTGGCGCCGCACGATCGACGTCAACCTCACCGGCACCTTCCTGACGGTCAAGTACGCGGTCCGCTCGCTCCTGGCCCGCGGCGGCGGTTCGATCATCCTCACCGGCAGCCCGACGGCGGTCAACGGAGAGGGGAAGGACTTCACCGCGTACAGCGCGTCGAAGGCCGGCGTGCACGGCCTCGCGCGCACGGTGGCTGCGGCGTACGCCGGCACCGGCATCCGTGTGAACACCGTGCAGCCTGCGTACACCGAGACGCCGCTGGTGGCGGCCATCACCGACGATCCCGAGGCACGGGCCGCGATCGTCGAGCGCATCCCGATCGGACGGGCGGGCACCCCCGACGACGTCGCCGGCATCATGGTCTACCTCGCGTCCGACGATGGCGCTTTCGCGACGGGTGCGACGTTCCAGGTCGACGGGGGCATGACGTCGCTGTGACGGAGCAGTGGTGGGGTGAGGATCCGCGGCGCTGGAGCGCGGGGCGCTGGTCGCTCGACCTGCGCGGCGACGAGCTCGCCGCCATCTCGGTCGACGGCGTGCCGGTCCTCCGGTCGGTGCGCGCCGTGGTCCGCGACCGCGACTGGAACACCGTTGCACTGGTCGTCGAACGCGTCCAGGAGCACGACGCGTCGCTCACGCTGCACGTGCGCTCGCGCGGTCACGGGTCCTCCTTCGTCGGCACGGTCCGCGTGCACGCGGCGGATTCCACGCTGACCGTCGCGTGCGATCTCCAGACGACGCGGCCCTTCGAGACGAATCGCACCGGACTCGTGGTCCTCCACCCGCCGACAGTGGCGGGTACCACGCTGTCGGTGACCCACACCGACGGCAGCGAGCAGTCGACGACGTTCCCCCGCGCGATCAGCCCCCACCAACCCGTTCTCGACATCGGCGCGCTGCGATGGACGCACGCCGGCCTCGCGGTCGAGGTCGTGTTCTCTGGCGACGTCTTCGAGATGGAAGACCAGCGCAACTGGACCGACGCCTCGTTCAAGACCTACAGCCGGCCGCTCGCTCTCCCGTTCCCGGTGCAGCTGGCCGCCGGCGCACGGATCACGCAGGCGGTGAGGGTGACGGCCCGGCGGGCGACGCCTGCACCCGCCGCGGAGGGCCCCGCCCCACAGACGGACGCGGTCGCTCTGATCACCGCCGGCCGCTTTCCGGAGATCGCCGTCGGGGCGGCCACGGGAGCCGATCCTGCACCCGAGCCACGCGCGGATGACGCGGTCGGATCACTCCCCGTGCTCGTCGAGCTCGATCTCGGATGGGCCGGCTGGCCGGCCGCGCTCGAGCGCGCGGCACGGTCGGGCGGACGCCTGGATGTGCGGCTGCTGCTGCCGTCCGCCTCGAAAGCGCGAGAAGCGACCGTGGACGCGCTGGATCGCGCCGTCGCCGCGCTCGCACACCACGATGTCTCCCGCCTCGGCGCCTTCTGGCTCGACGGCGATGCTGCCCAGCTCGCGGATCGGGAGGCGACGGCGCTGCTGCGCGCCGCACTCGCGCACCGCGGTCACCACGTCGCGGCGGCGACGGTGATCGGGGGCGTGCGGACGCACTTCACCCAGCTCAATCGCGAGCACCATCGCCTGGACGACACGGTCGACGGTCTCGCCTTCAGCCTCACACCCCTCTTCCACAGCACCGGAACCGCCCAGCTGATCGAGTCGCTCGGCATCCAGCGCCTCGTCGCCTCACAAGCCGTCGTTCTGGCGGCCGGAGTGCCCGTGCACATCGGCCCGGTCACGTTGCATCCGCGGGTGAACGACGTCGCGACGACGCCCGCGCCGTCTCCGGCGACGAGCGAGCTCACCCGCGGGTACGGAGCGGCTCTGGTCGCGCCGGACGACGCGCGCCAGCGCAGCGCGCCGATGGCCGCGTGGACGATCGCCTCCGCTGCGGCGCTGGCGGTGCCCGGTGTCGCAAGCCTGGCCTTCTTCGAGGAGTGGGGTCCGCGCGGCATCCGCGACGAGCGCGGCATCCCCTATCCCGTCGCCGCCGCCGTGCGCGCGCTCTCGGAGCTGTCCGGGCAGAGGCTGCTGTACGGCGGCAGTCGCGACGGGCTGCTGTGGGTGGTGGGAGCGGTCGACGACAGGGGTGCGGCCACGCTGCTTGCTGCGAATCTCGGCGACACCGACCGCACGATCACGGTGCTCGGCGCGCGAGAGCGCACCCTGGCGGTGCCGGCGCAGAGGTGGGTGCGCAGCGTCGAGTGAGTCGCGCCCGCGCTCACGAGCCGGTCGAGGCCCGCACCACCAACTCCGGACGGAAGCGGACGGCGCGCGTCGCCGCGGGATCGTCGAGCGTCTCGAGCAGCAGCTCCACTGCGGTCGCCCCGATGCTCCGCGCGGGTTGGCGGATGGAGGAGAGGGGCACGACGGCCGTCGCCGCGAAATCGATGTCGTCGTAGCCGATGAGGGCGAGCTGCTCGGGGACGCGGATGCCGCCGAGGATCGCTGCCCCCTGCAGCAGCCCCACGGCGAGCAGATCGTTGGCGCAGAACACGGCCTCGGGCCGATCCGCGGGCGCTCGGGCGGCGAGCGCGTCGCCGACACGGCGTCCGGCGAGCACCGTGAGCGCGTCGACGTCGACGACCTCGAGCGTCGCATCCGAGACGGCGTCGAGCGCACGGCGTGCGCCGGCGAGTCGGTCGGCGACCTGCCGCACGTGGGCGGGCCCGCCGACGAAGGCCAGTCGACGCCGGCCGAGGGCCAGCAGATGTGCCGCGGCGAGGAATCCGCCCTCGACGTCGTCGACGGCGACGGAAGGCACCCGTCGTTCGTGGTCTTCCGCATCGACGAGCACCACGGGGATTCCCGCGGCGCGCAGCCGCTCGATCGGCCACGCATCACGCGCGGTCGGCGTGAGGAGCACACCGTTGACGCGCTGCTCCCGGAACAGGTCGAGGTAGGCGTCCTCGCGGTCACGCAGATGATCACTGTTGCCCAACAGCACCGCGAGATCCTCGGCCGCGGCGCGCTCCTCGGCCCCGCGGGCGACCTCGGCGAAGAAGGGGTTCGCGGTGTCGAGCACGACGAGCCCGATCGCGCGGCTGCGCCCCACGCGCAGCTGGCGCGCCGCGTCGTTGCGCACGAATCCGAGACGCTCGATGGCGCTCTGCACCCGGGTGACGGTCTCGGCGGCGACCTTCTCGGGTCGGTTGAGCACGTTGGAGACTGTGCCCACCGAGACGCCCGCGGCGGCAGCGACGTCCTTCACACTGACGCCCATCTCCGCCCCTTGTCGATCTTGACGAATCGTTTCAACGACACTACCGTTTGAAACGATTCAATGCGCGTTCGAGAATCAGACGCCTGTCGAGAGAAGCCCGAGAATGACGACGCTGTCACCAGAGAACCTGTCCACCCTCGCCGCCCAGGCGATCGAGCTGCCCTCGTGGGCTTTCGGCAACTCGGGAACCCGCTTCCGGGTCTTCCCCACCCTCGGCACGCCCCGCGATCCGTTCGAGAAGATCGCGGATGCCGCGCAGGTGCACCGTCACACGGCGCTCGCACCGAGCGTCGCGCTGCACATCCCCTGGGACGCGGTCGAGGACTACGCTGCCCTGCGCCGCCACGCCGAAGACCACGGCGTGCGCCTGGGCACCGTCAACTCGAACACCTTCCAGGACGAGGACTACAAGTTCGGCGCGCTGACGCACCACGACGAACGCATCCGCCGCAAGGCGATCGACCATCACCTCGCGTGCATCGACATCATGGATGCCACGGGCTCGCGCGACCTGAAGATCTGGCTGGCCGAAGGATCCAACTACCCCGGCCAGAACGACATGCGGGACCGACAGGATCGCCTCCACGACTCGCTGCAGCAGATCTACGCACGCCTGGGCGACGAGCAGCGCCTCGTGTTGGAGTACAAGTTCTTCGAGCCGGCGTTCTACCACACCGACGTTCCCGACTGGGGCACCTCCTACGTGCAGGTGGCGGCCCTGGGCGAGAGGGCGATGGTCTGCCTCGACACCGGCCACCATGCCCCCGGCACCAACATCGAGTTCATCGTCATGCAGTTGCTGCGACTCGGACGACTCGGCTCCTTCGACTTCAACAGCCGCTTCTACGCAGACGACGACCTCATCGTCGGGGCAGCCGACCCTTTCCAGCTGTTCCGCATCCTCGTGGAGGTCATCCGCGGCGGCGGTCTGAACAATCCGGATGTCGCGTTCATGCTCGATCAGTGTCACAACATCGAGGACAAGATCCCGGGCCAGATCCGCTCGGTGCTCAACGTGCAGGAGATGACGGCGCGCGCACTCCTGCTCGACCGCGAGGCGCTGAGCGCCGCTCAGCAGAGCAACGACGTGCTCGCTGCGAACGCGATCCTCATGGACGCGTTCCAGACGGATGTCCGGCCTCAGCTGGCCGCCTGGCGCGTGGAGCGGGGACTTCCCGCCGACCCGATGGCCGCCTATGCGGCATCCGGCTACGCGGAACGCAGTGCGGCCGAGCGCGTCGGCGGCGTGCAGGCAGGATGGGGTGCCTGAGATGACGAACCCCACCGTCGCCGAACTCCTCGCCCGGAGCAACCGTCTGGGCGCCGACCCCGCGAACACGAACTACGCCGGCGGCAACACGTCCGCCAAGGGCACGGACATCGACCCGGTCACCGGAGCCCCCGTCGAGCTGCTCTGGGTCAAGGGCTCCGGCGGCGACCTGGGCACGCTCACCGAGCCGGGACTGGCCGTGCTCCGCCTCGACCGCGTGCGCGCGCTCGTCGACGTGTACCCCGGCGTCGACCGCGAGGACGAGATGGTCGCCGCGTTCGACTACTGCCTCCACGGCAAGGGCGGCGCCGCTCCCTCGATCGACACCGCGATGCACGCGCTCGTGGATGCCGCCCACGTCGACCACCTGCACCCCGATGCGGGCATCGCGATCGCCACCGCCGCCGACGGCCCCGCGCTCACCCGCGCGATCTTCGGCGACACGGTCGTCTGGGTGCCCTGGCGCCGTCCGGGCTTCCAGCTCGGGCTGGACATCGCGGCGATCAGGGCCGAGAACCCCCGGGCGATCGGCACGATCCTCGGCGGCCACGGCATCACCGCATGGGGCGAGACCAGCGCCGAGGCCGAGCGAAACTCCTCCACTATCATCGCGATGGCCGCCGCCTACCTCGCCGAACACGGCGATCCGGCTCCGTTCGGAGGAGTTCGGGACGGCTACCAGGCCCTTCCCCTCGCGCAGCGGCGTGCCCGCGCGGCGGCGCTCGCGCCCACCATCCGCGGCCTCGTCTCCAGCGATCGTCCGATGCTCGGTCACTTCACCGACAGCGACACCGTGCTGGAATTCCTCGCGTCCGAGGCGTCGCCGCGCCTCGCGGCGTTGGGCACGAGCTGCCCCGACCACTTCCTGCGCACCAAGGTGAAGCCGCTGCTGCTGGACCTGCCCGCGACGGCCTCCCTCGACGACCAGCTCGGCCGCCTGCACGAGCTGGTCGAGGACTACCGTGTCGACTACCGGGCGTACTACGACGCGCACGCCGACGCCGACAGTCCCGCGATGCGCGGCGCCGACCCGCTCATCGTGCTCGTGCCGGGGGTGGGGATGTTCTCCTACGGCGCGACGAAGCAGACGGCGCGAGTGGCGGGCGAGTTCTACGTCAACGCCATCAACGTCATGCGCGGCGCCGAGGCGGTCTCCACGTACACCCCGATCTCGGACGCCGAGAAGTTCCGCATCGAATACTGGGCCCTGGAGGAGGCCAAGCTCCAGCGGATGCCGAAGCCGAAGAGCCACCAGGGGCGCATCGCGTTCGTCACGGGCGCGGCCTCCGGCATCGGCAAAGCGATCGCCGCACGCCTGGCCGCCGAGGGTGCGTGCGTCGTGGTCGCCGACCTCGACCTCGAGAAGGCCCGGGCCGCCGCCGCGGAGCTGGGCGGGCCGGACGTGGCGATCGGCGTCGCGGCGAACGTGGCGGATGCCGAGGCCGTCCAGGCCGCGATCGACGAGACGATCCTCGCCTTCGGCGGCGTCGACCTCGTCGTCAACAATGCCGGTCTCTCGCTGTCGAAGCCGCTGCTGGAGACGACGGAGAAGGACTGGGACCTGCAGCACGACGTCATGGCCAAGGGCTCGTTCCTGGTGTCGAAGGCCGCCGCAGCGGCGCTCATCGCGCAGAGGATGGGCGGCGACGTCATCTACATCTCCTCGAAGAACTCCGTCTTCGCCGGACCGAACAACATCGCCTACTCGGCGACGAAAGCCGACCAGGCGCACCAGGTGCGTCTGCTCGCGGTCGAGCTGGGTGAACACGGGGTGCGGGTGAACGGCGTCAACCCCGACGGCGTGGTGCGCGGCTCCGGGATCTTCGCCGCGGGCTGGGGCGCGAACCGCGCGGCGACCTACGGGGTCAAGGAGGAGGATCTCGGCCAGTTCTACGCCAACCGCACGATCCTCAAGCGCGAGGTGGTGCCCGAGAACGTCGCCGACGCGGTCTTCGTGCTCACCGGACCCGAGCTGTCGCGCACCACGGGCCTGCACGTCCCGGTGGACTCCGGCGTCGCGGCCGCGTTCCTGCGATGATCCACACGCCACGCGCGGTCGCCGCGATCGATCTGGGCGCGACCAGCGGGCGCGTCGTGCTCGGGCGGGTCGGGCGCGGCATCCTCGACACCGAGACGGTGGCGCGATTTCCCAACGATCCGATCCGCCTGGGCACGGGCCTGCACTGGGATGCCGCAGGGC
The sequence above is a segment of the Microbacterium sp. PM5 genome. Coding sequences within it:
- a CDS encoding SDR family NAD(P)-dependent oxidoreductase: MGQLNDKTALITGGALGIGLAVATRFAREGARVILADRNGDGAAEAAARIGAAARALTMDISDEASVAAGFAEVHAAGWAPDVVVANAGVQLFGHDAPIADLDLDVWRRTIDVNLTGTFLTVKYAVRSLLARGGGSIILTGSPTAVNGEGKDFTAYSASKAGVHGLARTVAAAYAGTGIRVNTVQPAYTETPLVAAITDDPEARAAIVERIPIGRAGTPDDVAGIMVYLASDDGAFATGATFQVDGGMTSL
- a CDS encoding triose-phosphate isomerase family protein, which codes for MAALTVGVSLKAYFGRQQAREWFEEVAFRVGTLPAVRSGAVEVFIVPTYLQIADAVATCAPTRIRVGAQDVSAFPPGAFTGETTASELSASGVTLVEIGHAERRRLRGETDADVAAKASSALSEGLTPLLCVGETSRQDPDAAASATLAQLRTALADAPTAPVMVAYEPVWAIGAPEPAPTDHIRVVTRALRAALDADPARGGSRVIYGGSAGPGLLTRLDGDVDGVFLGRFAHDPAALAAVVDEAAALTRTSTP
- a CDS encoding phosphogluconate dehydrogenase C-terminal domain-containing protein; translated protein: MSHTIAVFGAGGKMGTRVSDNLVRTAHTVHYVETSPAGRERVLAAGRTLSDAATAVVDADIVVLAVPDLALAPVTAELVPQLRPGTIVLTLDPAAAYAGLLTTRDDIVQAVAHPCHPSVFLQRQSAEEWADTFGGVAAPQDAIAAIESDDPQKRAIVEDTVRAIYAPVVDVHWVSVKQLAQLEPTLVETVACMIGALLNEALHEAIHTMGVPEAAARSILYGHTQVALANGLRGDNPFSDACLIAMDYGRESIIKDDWKKIFRDDELDKNLARMLHLDRIERPLAPKN
- the rhaI gene encoding L-rhamnose isomerase, with translation MTTLSPENLSTLAAQAIELPSWAFGNSGTRFRVFPTLGTPRDPFEKIADAAQVHRHTALAPSVALHIPWDAVEDYAALRRHAEDHGVRLGTVNSNTFQDEDYKFGALTHHDERIRRKAIDHHLACIDIMDATGSRDLKIWLAEGSNYPGQNDMRDRQDRLHDSLQQIYARLGDEQRLVLEYKFFEPAFYHTDVPDWGTSYVQVAALGERAMVCLDTGHHAPGTNIEFIVMQLLRLGRLGSFDFNSRFYADDDLIVGAADPFQLFRILVEVIRGGGLNNPDVAFMLDQCHNIEDKIPGQIRSVLNVQEMTARALLLDREALSAAQQSNDVLAANAILMDAFQTDVRPQLAAWRVERGLPADPMAAYAASGYAERSAAERVGGVQAGWGA
- a CDS encoding LacI family DNA-binding transcriptional regulator, with the translated sequence MGVSVKDVAAAAGVSVGTVSNVLNRPEKVAAETVTRVQSAIERLGFVRNDAARQLRVGRSRAIGLVVLDTANPFFAEVARGAEERAAAEDLAVLLGNSDHLRDREDAYLDLFREQRVNGVLLTPTARDAWPIERLRAAGIPVVLVDAEDHERRVPSVAVDDVEGGFLAAAHLLALGRRRLAFVGGPAHVRQVADRLAGARRALDAVSDATLEVVDVDALTVLAGRRVGDALAARAPADRPEAVFCANDLLAVGLLQGAAILGGIRVPEQLALIGYDDIDFAATAVVPLSSIRQPARSIGATAVELLLETLDDPAATRAVRFRPELVVRASTGS
- a CDS encoding bifunctional aldolase/short-chain dehydrogenase gives rise to the protein MTNPTVAELLARSNRLGADPANTNYAGGNTSAKGTDIDPVTGAPVELLWVKGSGGDLGTLTEPGLAVLRLDRVRALVDVYPGVDREDEMVAAFDYCLHGKGGAAPSIDTAMHALVDAAHVDHLHPDAGIAIATAADGPALTRAIFGDTVVWVPWRRPGFQLGLDIAAIRAENPRAIGTILGGHGITAWGETSAEAERNSSTIIAMAAAYLAEHGDPAPFGGVRDGYQALPLAQRRARAAALAPTIRGLVSSDRPMLGHFTDSDTVLEFLASEASPRLAALGTSCPDHFLRTKVKPLLLDLPATASLDDQLGRLHELVEDYRVDYRAYYDAHADADSPAMRGADPLIVLVPGVGMFSYGATKQTARVAGEFYVNAINVMRGAEAVSTYTPISDAEKFRIEYWALEEAKLQRMPKPKSHQGRIAFVTGAASGIGKAIAARLAAEGACVVVADLDLEKARAAAAELGGPDVAIGVAANVADAEAVQAAIDETILAFGGVDLVVNNAGLSLSKPLLETTEKDWDLQHDVMAKGSFLVSKAAAAALIAQRMGGDVIYISSKNSVFAGPNNIAYSATKADQAHQVRLLAVELGEHGVRVNGVNPDGVVRGSGIFAAGWGANRAATYGVKEEDLGQFYANRTILKREVVPENVADAVFVLTGPELSRTTGLHVPVDSGVAAAFLR
- a CDS encoding TIM barrel protein is translated as MIGLGTYAFFWQHSDRAPKPLSLIDAFHATRALDVGLFQICDYAPLEAMTDAELRTAAGVARELGLRIQLGTKGISPAHLEHYLRLAAVFDADLVRTMVGAPHPQPSPSEARAWLTATASSYEQAGVTLALETYEQVATDDLVRLVDDVGSAHLGICLDPANVVARLEDPRACVEAAASATRNVHVKDFAFSRRDGWVGFTYAGAPMGTGLHDYAHLRATVRPVERGIDEIVEHWLPWQGDAETTIRTERDWTRTTLEYLRRTP